From Chaetodon trifascialis isolate fChaTrf1 chromosome 1, fChaTrf1.hap1, whole genome shotgun sequence, one genomic window encodes:
- the LOC139329123 gene encoding RNA guanine-N7 methyltransferase activating subunit-like, which produces MTETADNLQKYEELFAHRFSSEDHEYQQYLSRPPDPPPIIEDWRSRGGGNFRGRDNRYQDRRGYGGRGWGGNRGWGGDRSWGRDQGWRGDHRGQQHWHDRDRDRDRDRDRDRDRDRDRDSDRDRHSGHGSRYQSGPPSSNQEYNSHHQRPYYDR; this is translated from the exons ATGACCGAGACTGCGGATAACCTGCAGAAGTACGAGGAGCTGTTTGCCCACAGATTTTCCTCGGAGGACCATGAATACCAGCAGTATTTGAGCCGACCACCTGACCCCCCACCCATCATCGAGGACTGGAGGAGTCGTGGAGGAGGAAACTTCAGAGGCAGAGATAACAG GTACCAGGACCGTCGTGGATACGGAGGTCGTGGTTGGGGTGGAAACCGGGGTTGGGGAGGCGACCGAAGTTGGGGCAGAGACCAGGGTTGGAGAGGGGACCATCGTGGGCAGCAACACTGGCATGACAGAGACCGAGACCGAGAccgagacagagacagagacagagacagagacagagacagagacagtgacagagacaggcaCTCCGGGCATGGAAGTAGGTATCAGTCAGGCCCTCCAAGCTCCAACCAGGAATACAACTCCCATCATCAGAGACCATATTATGACCGCTAA